From Clarias gariepinus isolate MV-2021 ecotype Netherlands chromosome 2, CGAR_prim_01v2, whole genome shotgun sequence, one genomic window encodes:
- the yars2 gene encoding tyrosine--tRNA ligase, mitochondrial, whose protein sequence is MKVGQRGFYPIGGSSESVTQHVTENMAASCGRNLCGGWRGKTGFILKSSFAVCFPKATFRTSAVGRTGFLSSLHERGLLKESFPENAAQVDLPQLLHSAQQTVYCGFDPTADSLHAGHLLPLIGLLHFRDAGHHVVALIGGATARIGDPSGKSRERESLSAAAAHSNGRSVLEGLQQIFTNHELYFCSDPQRLGTVRVLNNASWYRDWNVVEFLSETGRHFRMGTLLSRHSVQSRLKSPEGMSLSEFSYQLFQAFDFYYLNQVHGCRIQLGGTDQLGNLMSGHEFIHKKTGEEVYGLTVPLLTTSMGDKLGKTAGNAVWLNRNKTSPFEFYQYFLRLPDNNVEQYLKLFTFLPLAEVEKVMEQQRQDPGKRTAHKRLAAEVTKLVHGKEGLESAKRCTNALYNSSIEALQQMDDAELKELFREAPFKEFFLEPGTTVLDACRRSQAIPEGPRGYQMISDGGVWMNHQRVSNPEQVLVPGQHILSNGLSLIRVGKKNFYIIKWLSM, encoded by the exons ATGAAAGTAGGTCAACGAGGTTTTTATCCAATAGGGGGCAGCAGTGAGAGCGTCACTCAGCACGTCACTGAGAACATGGCGGCGTCCTGTGGCCGCAACCTGTGCGGAGGATGGCGAGGGAAAACGGGTTTCATTCTAAAAAGCTCGTTTGCGGTTTGCTTTCCGAAGGCTACCTTTCGCACTTCGGCGGTCGGAAGAACCGGATTTCTGTCATCGCTGCACGAACGAGGACTCTTGAAGGAGTCTTTCCCTGAAAACGCGGCTCAGGTGGATCTGCCCCAGCTGCTGCATTCGGCCCAGCAGACCGTGTACTGCGGCTTCGACCCGACCGCCGACAGCCTGCACGCGGGTCACCTGCTGCCGCTCATCGGGCTGCTGCACTTCCGCGACGCCGGGCATCACGTGGTCGCGCTGATCGGCGGAGCCACGGCGCGGATCGGCGACCCGAGCGGCAAatccagggagagagagagcctgtCGGCCGCCGCGGCACACAGTAACGGCCGCTCCGTGCTGGAAGGCTTACAGCAGATCTTCACCAACCACGAGCTGTATTTCTGTAGCGACCCGCAGAGACTGGGCACCGTGCGCGTGCTGAACAACGCCAGCTGGTACCGGGACTGGAACGTGGTGGAGTTTCTGTCCGAGACGGGACGCCACTTCCGCATGGGCACTCTGCTCAGCAGACACAGCGTGCAGTCCCGCTTAAAAAGTCCCGAGGGCATGAGTCTCAGCGAGTTCTCCTACCAGCTCTTCCAGGCCTTCGACTTCTATTACCTGAACCAGGTGCACGGCTGCAGGATCCAGCTGGGGGGAACAGATCAACTCGGGAATCTGATGTCCGGCCACGAGTTCATTCACAA GAAAACAGGAGAGGAAGTATATGGACTTACAGTTCCTCTGTTGACCACCTCAATGGGCGATAAGCTGGGAAAGACGGCAGGAAACGCTGTCTGGCTGAACCGGAATAAAACCTCTCCCTTTGAGTTCTACCAGTATTTCCTCAGACTTCCAGACAACAATGTGGAGCA GTACCTGAAGCTTTTCACCTTCCTCCCATTGGCTGAGGTGGAGAAGGTGATGGAGCAGCAGCGGCAGGATCCGGGCAAGAGAACAGCACACAAACGTCTTGCTGCTGAAGTAACCAAACTGGTGCATGGCAAGGAGGGGCTGGAAAGTGCCAAAAG ATGCACCAACGCTCTGTACAACAGCAGCATTGAGGCTCTGCAGCAGATGGATGATGCAGAACTAAAGGAGTTGTTCAGAGAAGCTCCATTTAAGGAGTTCTTTCTGGAACCAGGTACCACAGTACTGGACGCCTGCCGTCGGAGCCAGGCCATTCCTGAGGGACCAAGAGG GTATCAGATGATAAGTGATGGCGGTGTGTGGATGAACCACCAAAGGGTCTCTAACCCTGAGCAGGTACTGGTCCCTGGTCAGCACATCCTCTCAAATGGACTAAGTCTAATCCGAGTtggcaaaaaaaacttttacatcaTTAAGTGGCTGAGCATGTGA
- the cdkn1bb gene encoding cyclin-dependent kinase inhibitor 1Bb, with product MSNVRLSNGSPTLERMDATRLADQQPKPSACRTLFGPVDHEELKRELTGHLRAMEEAAAESWGFDFSTHTPRPNARFIWRLSRDLPSFYSGAAEQPSGNHNAVELNCGLTEGKEDRAEKQTDRTDKRRRQPACVDSSSPNKRPRTCSEETPHTPKKCSPPRHT from the exons ATGTCTAACGTGCGCCTGTCGAACGGCAGCCCGACCCTGGAGAGGATGGACGCGACGCGGCTGGCGGATCAGCAGCCCAAGCCGTCAGCGTGCAGGACTCTGTTCGGTCCGGTGGATCACGAGGAGTTAAAGAGGGAGTTAACGGGCCACCTGAGGGCGATGGAAGAGGCGGCGGCGGAGAGCTGGGGCTTCGActtctccacacacactccGCGGCCCAACGCCAGGTTCATCTGGAGGCTGAGCCGGGACTTGCCGAGCTTTTACAGCGGCGCGGCGGAGCAGCCGAGCGGGAATCATAACGCAGTGGAGCTAAACTGTGGACTTACCGAGGGGAAAGAGGACAGAGCCGAGAAACAAACCGACAGGACGGACAAGAGGAGAAGACAGCCCGCGTGTGTCg acTCGTCGAGTCCAAATAAACGCCCGCGCACCTGTTCAGAAGAAACTCCTCACACACCGAAGAAATGCAGTCCGCCGAGACACACGTAA